The proteins below are encoded in one region of Opisthocomus hoazin isolate bOpiHoa1 chromosome 24, bOpiHoa1.hap1, whole genome shotgun sequence:
- the FXYD6 gene encoding FXYD domain-containing ion transport regulator 6 isoform X3 — protein MEAALIFLCSLLVPVAVADVDTQEKEEDPFNYDYQSLRIGGLVFAVVLFTVGILLILSRRCRCSFNQKPRAPGDEEAQVENLITSNATGAQKAEN, from the exons ATGGAGGCGGCGCTGATCTTCCTGTGCTCCCTGCTGGTGCCGGTGGCCGTGGCAGACG TGGACacccaggagaaggaggaggacccCTTTAACTATG ATTACCAGAGCCTGAGGATTGGGGGGCTGGTGTTCGCCGTGGTCCTGTTCACTGTCGGCATTCTTCTTATACTCA GCAGGAGGTGCAGGTGCAGTTTCAACCAGAAGCCCAG AGCTCCGGGGGACGAGGAGGCTCAGGTGGAGAACCTGATCACCTCGAACG CAACGGGAGCgcagaaagcagagaactga
- the FXYD6 gene encoding FXYD domain-containing ion transport regulator 6 isoform X1 has translation MLCWAGQCLGAPGHRGARNSFSYAATSVFSGDLDFARHQDLPAAMEAALIFLCSLLVPVAVADVDTQEKEEDPFNYDYQSLRIGGLVFAVVLFTVGILLILSRRCRCSFNQKPRAPGDEEAQVENLITSNATGAQKAEN, from the exons ATGCTCTGCTGGGCGGGGCAGTGTCTTGGTGCCCCAGGACACAGGGGAGCTCGCAACAGCTTCTCTTATGCTGCCACTTCGGTGTTTTCTGGCGATCTGGATTTCGCTCGCCACCAGGACTTGCCAG CAGCCATGGAGGCGGCGCTGATCTTCCTGTGCTCCCTGCTGGTGCCGGTGGCCGTGGCAGACG TGGACacccaggagaaggaggaggacccCTTTAACTATG ATTACCAGAGCCTGAGGATTGGGGGGCTGGTGTTCGCCGTGGTCCTGTTCACTGTCGGCATTCTTCTTATACTCA GCAGGAGGTGCAGGTGCAGTTTCAACCAGAAGCCCAG AGCTCCGGGGGACGAGGAGGCTCAGGTGGAGAACCTGATCACCTCGAACG CAACGGGAGCgcagaaagcagagaactga
- the FXYD6 gene encoding FXYD domain-containing ion transport regulator 6 isoform X2: MLCWAGQCLGAPGHRGARNSFSYAATSVFSGDLDFARHQDLPAMEAALIFLCSLLVPVAVADVDTQEKEEDPFNYDYQSLRIGGLVFAVVLFTVGILLILSRRCRCSFNQKPRAPGDEEAQVENLITSNATGAQKAEN, encoded by the exons ATGCTCTGCTGGGCGGGGCAGTGTCTTGGTGCCCCAGGACACAGGGGAGCTCGCAACAGCTTCTCTTATGCTGCCACTTCGGTGTTTTCTGGCGATCTGGATTTCGCTCGCCACCAGGACTTGCCAG CCATGGAGGCGGCGCTGATCTTCCTGTGCTCCCTGCTGGTGCCGGTGGCCGTGGCAGACG TGGACacccaggagaaggaggaggacccCTTTAACTATG ATTACCAGAGCCTGAGGATTGGGGGGCTGGTGTTCGCCGTGGTCCTGTTCACTGTCGGCATTCTTCTTATACTCA GCAGGAGGTGCAGGTGCAGTTTCAACCAGAAGCCCAG AGCTCCGGGGGACGAGGAGGCTCAGGTGGAGAACCTGATCACCTCGAACG CAACGGGAGCgcagaaagcagagaactga
- the TMPRSS13 gene encoding transmembrane protease serine 13, whose product MDGKTSPPTASPSSVLPSLHASTGSSIFGARPAKPRESVLGISFKPYSPESCPAPAPCTTCESSRSSMFRAPCMSQRRLALIFCISVLIVLLIALILLFMFWRSQTGIVYKEPAESCKDSPVRCDGVVDCSQRSDELDCVRFVSNESLLHVYSSAESQWLLVCSSAWDDSFSRKTCRQLGFQNVSQTEYVPLQVSGKSLTVTDEGESIQQSLNSSQCLTGKYVSLRCTTCGQRISGRIIGGKETSASKWPWQVSVQFGPIHICGGTIIDAQWVLTAAHCFFMNSMKILDDWKVYGGVSDLKQHAEGIPVSQVIINSNYSDDHDDYDIALMKLSRPLTLSAQVRPACLPMYGQRFQTGRSCFITGFGKTRENEDNTSPKLREAEVKLIDYKICNSDKVYEGYLTPRMMCAGYLQGGKDACQGDSGGPLVCEDNGRWYVAGVTSWGTGCGQKNKPGVYTRVTKLLSWIYSKMESEND is encoded by the exons ATGGACGGGAAAACCTCTCCG CCCACGGCATCGCCCAGCAGTGTCCTTCCCAGCCTCCATGCCTCCACAGGCAGCAGCATCTTCGGTGCCCGACCTGCAAAGCCCCGAGAAAGCGTCCTTGGCATTAGCTTCAAGCCCTACAGCCCAgagtcctgcccagccccggcgcccTGCACGACCTGTGAGAGCTCAC gaTCCTCCATGTTCAGAGCTCCTTGCATGAGCCAGCGACGGCTTGCGCTCATCTTCTGCATCTCCGTGCTCATCGTGCTGCTCATCGCCCTCATCCTGCTGT TTATGTTCTGGCGGTCGCAGACCGGCATCGTGTACAAGGAGCCCGCCGAGAGCTGCAAGGACAGCCCTGTGCGCTGCGACGGCGTCGTCGACTGCTCCCAGAGGAGCGACGAGCTGGACTGTG TGCGCTTCGTGTCCAACGAGTCCTTGCTCCACGTCTACTCCAGCGCCGAGAGCCAGTGGCTGTTGGTGTGCAGCAGCGCCTGGGACGACTCCTTCTCCCGAAAGACCTGCCGGCAGCTGGGATTTCAGAA tgTGTCGCAGACCGAATACGTTCCCCTGCAGGTCTCTGGCAAGAGCCTCACCGTGACCGACGAGGGAGAGAGCATCCAACAGAGCCTCAACAG ctcGCAGTGTCTCACGGGAAAGTACGTCTCCCTCCGATGCACAA CCTGCGGGCAGCGGATTTCTGGCCGGATCATTGGAGGAAAGGAAACCTCCGCGAGCAAATGGCCCTGGCAGGTCAGCGTGCAGTTCGGGCCGATCCACATCTGCGGCGGCACCATCATCGACGCGCAGTGGGTCCTCACCGCAGCCCACTGCTTCTTCAT GAACAGCATGAAGATCCTCGATGACTGGAAGGTGTATGGCGGGGTCTCGGACCTGAAGCAGCACGCAGAGGGCATCCCCGTCTCCCAGGTCATCATCAACTCCAACTACAGCGACGATCACGATGACTACGACATCGCTCTCATGAAGCTCTCCAGGCCGCTGACGCTCTCAG CCCAGGTTCGCCCAGCCTGCCTCCCCATGTACGGCCAGCGGTTCCAGACTGGCAGGTCCTGCTTCATCACCGGCTTTGGGAAGACCAGGGAGAACGAAG ATAACACGTCCCCGAAGCTGCGGGAGGCCGAGGTGAAGCTGATTGACTACAAGATCTGCAACAGCGACAAGGTGTACGAGGGCTACCTGACGCCACGGATGATGTGCGCTGGGTACCTGCAGGGAGGGAAAGATGCGTGCCAG GGTGACAGCGGAGGGCCCCTGGTCTGTGAGGACAATGGCCGCTGGTATGTGGCCGGAGTGACGAGCTGGGGGACAGGATGTGGCCAGAAGAACAAGCCCGGTGTTTACACACGTGTGACAAAGCTCCTCAGCTGGATATACAGCAAAATGGAG AGCGAGAACGACTAA
- the IL10RA gene encoding interleukin-10 receptor subunit alpha — translation MAPSALALALCVALLLARRTDGESLARPKHVRFAAEMAHHLLRWEPGHHSPRDVRYEVEHRAYGRNFSWMAIPNCVNISGHSCDLTYYTLDPALRYYARVRAVSGNHKSPWERTNSFSPQEASLRLSGQSLLVMGNTIHVQLQLLLRAGNLTVKYDDIQKYARRYRVYVRRVQDNRTYEVVETTPAFNISSLFWDTEYCVSVEPNVASRQIRALRTAEECVTIGGRDRSTELVPSIVSSSFTSVLLLGLLGALMVCVYVKKPVRPPSVLKSFIKQSSLWVEQESWSSGSPDADPVQQLFLCRKEPQQDSGLDSSTSAAQLPPEKGCRLPAQPEDRVCLLGPGARSSRDSSSTSTDSGICLHTPSSSSSALSCSSGPEPQGYKRQLPTGDDSGVGLGSTCPRSPCSSGSGNASPAEARQPCGGELSLCPAASQDNQRDVEFRGYLQQSKGTVDPRQDPAKGVAFSGCDGSLQGPGSSDIVLDVECSELTVAKGYLKQSSPKHPHSQAQDLAPWGALREPAVWGFSSHLEPRAPTMLSYRVPGAPLVSKCSPDLLHAPFIFNTDLPGTLPLISSLSNNEWLPLQINPLSLLSGDSKDSRL, via the exons ATGGCCCCCTCcgccctggccctggccctgtgCGTGGCACTGCTCCTCGCCCGGCGGACAGACG GTGAGAGCCTGGCCCGCCCCAAACACGTGCGCTTTGCTGCGGAGATGGCCCATCACCTGCTGCGGTGGGAGCCGGGACACCACTCCCCCCGCGATGTCCGCTACGAAGTGGAGCACAGAGC CTACGGCAGGAATTTCTCCTGGATGGCCATCCCAAACTGCGTGAACATCTCGGGGCACTCCTGCGACCTCACGTACTACACCCTGGATCCTGCCCTGCGCTACTACGCACGGGTCAGGGCCGTGTCCGGAAACCACAAGTCCCCGTGGGAAAGGACCAACTCTTTCTCCCCACAAGAAG CCAGCCTGCGCCTGTCGGGCCAGAGCCTCTTGGTGATGGGCAACACCATCCAcgtgcagctgcagctgctcctcagggcGGGGAACCTCACCGTGAAATACGACGACATACAGAAGTACGCAAGGCGATACCGTGTCTACGTCAGGAGGGTGCAGGACAATCGGACG TATGAAGTGGTGGAGACCACCCCAGCGTTCAACATCAGCAGTCTCTTCTGGGACACAGAATACTGCGTCAGCGTGGAGCCCAACGTGGCCAGCCGGCAGATCCGTGCCTTGCGCACTGCCGAGGAGTGCGTCACCATCGGCGGGAGAGACA GGAGTACAGAGCTCGTCCCGAGCATTGTCAGCTCCTCCTTCACCTCTGTGTTGCTCTTGGGCCTCCTGGGAGCTCTGATGGTGTGCGTCTACGTAAAGAAACCCGTGAGGCCGCCATCTGTCCTG AAGTCGTTCATCAAGCAGAGCTCGCTGTGGGTGGAGCAGGAGTCCTGGTCTTCGGGCAGCCCCGACGCAGACCCTGTGCAGCAGCTGTTCCTGTGCAGGAAGGAGCCCCAGCAGGACAGTGGCCTTGACAGCAGCACCAGCGCAGCCCAGCTGCCCCCAGAGAAGGGCTgtaggctcccagcacagcctgagGACCGAGTATGCCTGCTGGGGCCAGgggccaggagcagcagagacagcagcagcaccagcaccgacAGTGGCATTTGCCTAcacaccccctcctcctcctcctctgcactgAGCTGCTCCTCAGGCCCCGAGCcccagggctacaagaggcagcTGCCCACTGGCGACGACAGTGGCGTGGGCTTGGGGAGCACCTGCCCCCGCtcgccgtgctcctccggcagcgggAACGCCAGCCCCGCAGAGGCCAGGCAGCCCTGCGGAGGGGAGCTCAGCCTCTGCCCCGCCGCCAGCCAGGACAACCAGCGAGACGTGGAGTTCCGCGGGTACCTGCAGCAGTCCAAGGGCACAGTGGACCCGCGGCAGGACCCAGCCAAGGGGGTGGCCTTCTCGGGCTGTGACGGATCCCTGCAGGGCCCAGGCAGCTCTGACATTGTGCTGGATGTAGAGTGCTCCGAGCTGACTGTGGCCAAAGGGTATTTGAAGCAGTCCTCTCCCAAGCATCCCCACAGCCAAGCACAGGACCTTGCTCCATGGGGGGCCCTTCGGGAGCCCGCTGTCTGGGGCTTTTCCAGCCATCTGGAGCCCCGAGCCCCCACGATGCTGAGCTACAGGGTGCCGGGTGCTCCCTTGGTCTCCAAATGCAGCCCTGATCTCCTGCACGCTCCCTTCATCTTCAACACTGACCTCCCGGGGACGCTGCCCCTCATCTCCAGCCTCAGCAACAACGAATGGCTCCCGCTGCAAATCAACCCCCTGAGCCTGCTCAGCGGGGACAGCAAGGACAGCCGCCTGTGA